The following proteins are co-located in the Silene latifolia isolate original U9 population chromosome 1, ASM4854445v1, whole genome shotgun sequence genome:
- the LOC141594970 gene encoding plant cysteine oxidase 2-like, producing MEGGLVQHKIVGHVNTNSRVSKKKKVVRRRSLVLSSSSSSLSSNNARKSVSCDGKNDVPICLGLQRLYHVCKNVFKGAGFVPPPHDVNKLCNILDSLKPEDLGLSRELPFFKPGRNANKPPRVLCTTVYECPKMKFSLVLFFLPASAVIPLHNHPEMTVCSKLLLGTMHIKAFDWDDSGDVKPEHESPSSSRLARLKADSVFTAPCDTSVLYPTSGGNIHAFTAMTPCVVLDVIGPPYSKTDGRDCSYYEEIKCGSSDGKLENLKDEEQSYAWLKEIEVPEHAQMDCIAYLGPRVIETDTS from the exons atggaagGTGGGTTAGTTCAACATAAGATTGTTGGGCATGTTAATACAAATAGTAGGGTTAGTAAGAAGAAAAAAGTAGTTAGGAGAAGATCATTGGTGTTATCGTCTTCGTCTTCGTCTTTGTCGTCGAATAATGCAAGGAAATCAGTATCTTGTGATGGCAAAAATGATGTtccaatttgtttgggtttgcaAAGGCTTTATCATGTTTGTAAGAATGTGTTTAAAGGTGCTGGATTTGTTCCTCCTCCTCATGATGTGAATAAGCTCTGCAATATCCTTG ACAGCCTGAAACCTGAAGATTTGGGACTGAGCAGAGAACTACCGTTTTTCAAGCCAGGAAGGAATGCCAACAAACCTCCGAGAGTCTTATGCACCACTGTATATGAATGTCCCAAGATGAAGTTTTCT CTGGTTCTTTTTTTTCTTCCGGCATCAGCTGTCATTCCCCTTCATAATCACCCAGAAATGACGGTCTGCAGCAAACTTCTTCTGGGTACAATGCACATTAAAGCATTTGACTGGGATGATTCTGGAGATGTCAAACCTGAACACGAATCGCCTTCATCAT CGAGGCTAGCAAGATTGAAAGCGGACAGTGTATTCACTGCACCGTGCGACACATCTGTCCTATATCCCACCTCAGGAGGCAACATCCACGCGTTTACTGCCATGACGCCTTGTGTCGTGCTTGATGTCATTGGACCACCTTACTCGAAAACAGATGGCCGAGACTGTTCCTATTACGAAGAAATCAAGTGCGGATCTTCAG ATGGAAAGTTGGAAAATTTGAAAGACGAGGAACAGTCATACGCATGGTTGAAAGAGATTGAGGTGCCAGAACATGCGCAGATGGACTGTATAGCGTACTTAGGTCCCCGGGTTATCGAGACTGATACTAGCTAA